The region TGATCATGCCGCAGGTCAACATCATCATCGTCGAGACCCTGTTCCTACCCGAGGAAAAACGCAATCCAGTCAATCTCGCCCGGGCGCAAAAGCTCCTGAACAAGAGCCTGCAAGCGGTCGAGACGGGCCTTGAGGGACGCGACTACGTCGCCGGCGGGTTTTCCGGGGCCGATATCATGACGGGGCACGCCTGCGTCGTTGCCGAACGGCTGGGGGCGGATCTCGCGGAGCTGCCCAACGTCAAAGCCTATGTCGAGCGCCTGAAAAACCGGCCGGCCCTGCAAATGGCCATGGCGGCGTGAGCGCGGTGTGAGGGTGATCGGCTGGGCCAAACGGCTTCACCGACACGGAGAATCAGTTAGACAATCTTGGTTCTCCATTGGACATTGCAAGAGTCCGTGAACTTCCCCCCGGCCAATCCAAGGATTTGGCCGAATCGGGCGGGGTCTGCTTTCGCCCCCGACAATCCCCTCACCCCACCAACCTCTCCCGCCCGGCCCAATAGGGCGCCCGCAACTCCCGCTTCAGCACCTTGCCCACGGCGCTTCGCGGTATGGCGTTCGTGAAATCCACCGTCTTTGGCGCTTTGACGCTGCCGATCTTCTGTTTGCAAAGAGCGATGATGTCGTCGGCGCTGGCTTCATGGCCGGGTTTGAGCTCGACGATCGCCTTGATCGCCTCGCCCCATTTTTCATCCGGCACGCCGATGACGGCGCATTCCTGGACCGCCTCGTGGGCCAGGATCGCTGCCTCGACCTCCGTCGAGTAGACGTTGAAGCCGCCGCTTATGATCATGTCCTTGGCCCGGTCGACCAGCGTGTAGTAGCCGTCCGGGTCGCAAAAGCCCACGTCGCCGGTGTGGTACCAACCAAAGGCGAAGGCTTCTTCCGTGGCTTCGGGGCTTTGGTAGTAGCCTTTCATGACCATCAGCGAGCGCACCACGATCTCGCCGGTTTCGCCTTCGCCCAGCAGGCGGCCGTCTTCGGCCATGATGGCG is a window of Alphaproteobacteria bacterium DNA encoding:
- a CDS encoding glutathione S-transferase family protein translates to MKLFHAPNSRSMRIVWLLEELGLEYELVGFKLGDKAMREPEYLRLNPMGRVPTLQDGDVTIFESGAIVEYVLARHGGGRMVPDSASPEFADYLQWLHYAEGMIMPQVNIIIVETLFLPEEKRNPVNLARAQKLLNKSLQAVETGLEGRDYVAGGFSGADIMTGHACVVAERLGADLAELPNVKAYVERLKNRPALQMAMAA